A part of Actinobaculum sp. 313 genomic DNA contains:
- a CDS encoding FAD-binding and (Fe-S)-binding domain-containing protein yields MSLGTEELAARLRERIRGEVDASARRRAEYATDASNYRIPPQVVVFPRNDDDVRWVLAVARDVGVPVTSRGGGTSCAGNAIGSGIVLDFSRYMNRVLEIDPVQRTARVQPGVIMTDLQKAAAPFGLRFGPDPSTQNRATLGGMIGNNACGPHAVAYGRTADNVLRLRGFLADGSELDTARGTDAIPGLNELVDAHLAEIRTDLGRFKRQVSGYSLEHLLPENGRDLGRFLVGSEGTLMITTEATLRLVPVPTKPALVVLGYPDMPTAADDVPALLAFDPLAVEGMDARLVDVVRRAKGGVPDLPPGGGWLLIEIGAREGESEAEVLRRAEGLAAAAHTAAVRICLAGPEATALWRIRADGAGLGGRTPADAPAWPGWEDSAVPPERLGAYLRELRALLDEMNLDGLMYGHFGDGCVHLRIDFPFEGDPGRPVFRSFMERAADLVVAHGGSLSGEHGDGRARSEMLPRMYSRDVMQLFSGVKALFDPDGLLNPGVLVDPDPLDAALRRPAAKSIGYAGGFHFQEDDGDFTRAVHRCTGVGNCRADRFEQGFFMCPSYAATGNEKDVTRGRARVLQELANGGSLVSAWDSSEVLESLDLCLACKACSRDCPTGIDVARYRSEVLFRAYRGKLRPRTHYTLGRLPWLTALVTRVPLVARIANSVMGIAPLRRLGFRAVGVDPRRGMPGFATRRFSRSVEARNLERRERQADSPPEGRLSGQRYVVLWADSFSETLDTRGARAAVTLLQRAGYTVLLPDASACCGLTWITTGQLDTAKKKLTQLLEILAPFAASGIPIVGVEPSCTAVLRSDAVDLLPGDARSVLVAGMTYTLAELFTAPTPIGPESLELPDLTGLEIIAQPHCHHYSVMGWKADEELLRRTGAQIRTVSGCCGLAGNFGMEKGHYEVSVAIAEQHLLPTLRAASSHSVFLADGFSCRTQAQQLAGAQGVHLAELLCYGRGVGRRTSA; encoded by the coding sequence ATGAGTCTAGGTACTGAGGAGCTTGCTGCCCGGCTACGTGAACGCATTCGTGGCGAGGTGGATGCCTCGGCACGGCGGCGCGCGGAATATGCCACCGACGCCTCCAACTATCGAATACCTCCGCAAGTGGTCGTCTTCCCACGCAACGACGACGACGTACGGTGGGTGCTCGCGGTGGCACGTGATGTCGGAGTCCCTGTCACCTCCCGCGGTGGTGGAACGTCGTGCGCCGGTAATGCGATTGGCTCCGGTATTGTCCTCGACTTTTCCCGGTATATGAACCGGGTGTTGGAAATCGATCCTGTGCAGCGCACGGCGCGCGTGCAACCGGGTGTCATCATGACCGACCTGCAGAAGGCTGCCGCGCCGTTTGGTCTGCGCTTCGGTCCTGACCCCTCCACGCAGAATCGCGCCACACTGGGCGGCATGATAGGCAATAACGCCTGCGGTCCACACGCGGTTGCATATGGGCGGACGGCCGATAATGTACTGCGTTTGCGGGGTTTTCTTGCCGATGGAAGCGAGTTGGACACTGCTCGGGGAACGGATGCCATCCCGGGCCTGAATGAACTGGTCGACGCTCATCTTGCCGAGATCCGCACCGATCTGGGGCGCTTCAAACGACAGGTCTCCGGATACTCGCTGGAGCATTTGCTGCCGGAGAATGGTCGTGATCTGGGCCGGTTCCTGGTGGGAAGCGAAGGCACACTCATGATCACCACGGAGGCGACGTTGCGCCTGGTGCCCGTGCCGACTAAGCCCGCGCTAGTTGTGCTGGGCTATCCGGATATGCCGACGGCGGCGGATGACGTGCCCGCCCTCCTCGCATTCGATCCGCTGGCTGTGGAGGGAATGGATGCACGCCTCGTTGATGTTGTGCGCCGTGCGAAGGGTGGCGTGCCGGACCTACCACCCGGCGGCGGCTGGTTGCTCATCGAGATCGGCGCGCGAGAAGGCGAGAGCGAAGCGGAGGTGCTGCGAAGGGCGGAAGGTCTAGCCGCAGCCGCACATACCGCCGCGGTGCGCATCTGCCTTGCTGGACCGGAGGCGACCGCGCTGTGGCGTATTCGAGCTGACGGTGCCGGACTGGGTGGCCGGACGCCCGCCGACGCGCCCGCATGGCCCGGCTGGGAGGACTCCGCCGTGCCACCAGAGCGACTGGGCGCTTATCTGCGGGAGCTGCGAGCCCTCCTTGATGAGATGAACCTCGACGGGCTGATGTACGGCCATTTTGGTGATGGTTGCGTCCATCTGCGCATTGACTTCCCGTTCGAAGGGGATCCTGGACGGCCCGTTTTCCGTAGCTTCATGGAACGTGCGGCGGACCTCGTCGTCGCTCACGGTGGCAGCCTGTCGGGTGAACATGGTGATGGGCGTGCGCGTTCGGAAATGCTGCCGCGGATGTACTCGCGTGACGTCATGCAACTGTTCTCCGGAGTCAAGGCGCTGTTCGATCCGGACGGTCTTCTCAACCCGGGTGTTCTCGTTGATCCCGATCCGCTTGACGCGGCGTTGCGCAGACCGGCCGCCAAGTCAATCGGATACGCGGGCGGCTTCCACTTTCAGGAGGACGACGGCGACTTCACACGTGCCGTCCACCGGTGCACCGGTGTGGGAAACTGCCGGGCTGATCGTTTCGAGCAGGGCTTCTTCATGTGTCCCTCCTATGCCGCGACCGGCAACGAGAAGGATGTAACCCGGGGCCGCGCCAGAGTTTTACAAGAACTCGCAAACGGAGGGTCGCTCGTTTCCGCCTGGGACAGTTCGGAGGTTCTCGAGTCTTTGGACCTGTGCCTGGCGTGTAAGGCGTGCTCGCGGGATTGCCCGACGGGAATTGACGTGGCACGTTACCGCAGTGAGGTACTGTTCCGTGCCTACCGCGGGAAGCTTCGACCGCGTACTCACTACACTTTGGGCAGACTACCGTGGCTCACCGCGCTTGTGACCCGAGTCCCCCTCGTGGCACGCATCGCCAATTCGGTGATGGGAATTGCTCCGCTGCGCAGGCTTGGTTTCCGTGCGGTGGGGGTGGATCCGCGCCGAGGCATGCCCGGCTTCGCAACGCGCAGATTCTCCCGCAGCGTCGAGGCGCGGAATCTCGAACGGCGGGAACGGCAGGCCGACTCTCCACCGGAGGGAAGGCTTTCCGGACAACGCTACGTGGTGCTGTGGGCCGATTCGTTCTCGGAGACTCTCGATACGCGCGGAGCTCGGGCGGCGGTAACGTTGCTGCAACGAGCCGGATATACGGTACTATTGCCCGATGCTTCGGCATGTTGCGGGCTGACTTGGATCACGACTGGGCAGCTAGACACGGCAAAGAAGAAGCTGACTCAGCTACTGGAGATCTTGGCACCATTCGCCGCAAGCGGTATTCCGATTGTAGGGGTCGAGCCGTCTTGTACGGCGGTTCTGCGTTCGGATGCTGTTGACCTCCTGCCCGGTGATGCGCGTAGCGTGCTCGTAGCGGGGATGACGTACACGCTGGCGGAACTGTTCACTGCCCCCACCCCGATTGGCCCGGAAAGCCTCGAGCTTCCCGACCTCACCGGCCTGGAGATAATCGCCCAACCGCATTGTCACCACTACTCGGTGATGGGATGGAAAGCCGACGAAGAGCTGCTGCGTCGAACAGGAGCGCAGATCAGAACCGTTAGCGGCTGCTGCGGCCTTGCCGGAAACTTTGGAATGGAGAAAGGGCACTACGAAGTCTCGGTGGCGATTGCGGAGCAGCATCTTCTGCCGACACTGCGGGCGGCATCCTCTCATTCGGTTTTCTTAGCCGACGGCTTTTCCTGCCGGACGCAGGCGCAGCAGCTGGCCGGTGCGCAGGGTGTTCACCTGGCTGAGCTGCTCTGTTACGGTCGAGGTGTTGGACGTCGAACATCGGCATGA
- a CDS encoding PLP-dependent transferase encodes MTEQEWSFDTLQIHAGQTPDSDYGSRALPIYQTTSFVFPDAQAAANRFALTDPGPIYTRLANPTQSVVETRLAALEGGAAALLVASGEAAEFYTILNLARPGDEIVASPSLYGGTYNLLKTTLGGLGITTRFVEDPDDPESWRALVNEKTRLLYGESIPNPKCDILDIEALADIAHAWSVPLVVDNTIGTPYNVRPFEHGADIVVHSATKFLGGHGTAMGGAIIERGDFDWRNGKFPALSDPDDSYNGIVFGDLGPGGFVSRIRATLLRDTGAVISPFNAFLIAQGLETLSLRMERHLSNTAAVAEFLTQREEVAFVQYSGLVSSPFYEKAQKYAPKGAGSVFTFDLKGGRAAGEAFVDALSLFSNVANIGDVRSLVIHPASTTHSQMNDDELAAAGISGGTVRLSIGLEDIRDILADLTRGLEAATLV; translated from the coding sequence ATGACCGAGCAAGAGTGGTCCTTCGATACCCTACAAATCCATGCCGGGCAGACGCCTGATTCTGACTACGGCTCCCGCGCCCTCCCCATCTACCAAACGACGTCGTTCGTGTTCCCTGATGCCCAAGCTGCAGCAAATCGTTTCGCTCTGACCGATCCCGGTCCGATTTATACCCGCCTGGCGAATCCGACCCAGAGCGTCGTCGAAACCCGTCTCGCAGCACTGGAAGGAGGCGCCGCCGCTCTACTCGTCGCCTCCGGAGAGGCGGCGGAGTTCTACACCATCCTCAACCTCGCCCGCCCCGGGGACGAAATCGTCGCTTCTCCCTCCCTCTACGGGGGTACCTACAACCTGTTGAAAACCACACTGGGAGGTCTCGGCATCACCACGCGCTTCGTCGAGGATCCGGATGATCCCGAAAGCTGGCGCGCACTCGTCAACGAAAAGACCCGCCTCCTGTACGGAGAGTCGATTCCCAACCCCAAATGCGACATCCTCGATATCGAGGCTCTGGCTGACATAGCGCATGCCTGGTCCGTACCGCTCGTTGTTGACAACACTATCGGCACGCCGTACAACGTCCGCCCCTTCGAGCACGGGGCCGACATCGTCGTGCATTCCGCCACCAAGTTCCTCGGCGGCCATGGCACCGCGATGGGCGGGGCCATTATTGAGCGCGGTGATTTCGATTGGAGGAACGGCAAGTTCCCCGCGCTCAGTGATCCGGACGACTCGTACAACGGGATCGTCTTCGGGGATCTAGGACCAGGCGGATTCGTCTCGCGTATTCGCGCGACCCTGCTGCGCGATACCGGTGCCGTCATCTCGCCCTTCAACGCTTTCCTGATCGCGCAGGGATTGGAGACCCTATCGCTGCGCATGGAACGTCACCTCAGCAATACCGCTGCGGTGGCCGAATTCCTCACACAGCGCGAAGAAGTGGCTTTCGTTCAATATTCCGGGTTAGTCTCCTCTCCGTTCTACGAGAAAGCCCAGAAGTACGCACCAAAGGGTGCCGGATCGGTTTTCACCTTTGATCTCAAGGGTGGTCGAGCCGCCGGTGAAGCCTTCGTCGATGCTCTCTCGCTGTTTTCGAATGTCGCCAATATCGGCGACGTCCGCTCGTTGGTGATTCACCCCGCCTCCACTACACATTCCCAGATGAACGACGACGAGCTGGCCGCAGCGGGAATCAGTGGCGGTACCGTTCGACTGTCCATTGGCCTGGAAGACATTAGAGACATCCTCGCCGACCTGACCCGCGGCCTGGAAGCCGCAACGTTGGTTTAA
- a CDS encoding alpha/beta fold hydrolase gives MCAAEAKLADRLGVRRWALIAGASFGGNRVMEWAASYPERTGAIAVLVSGPATTAEQIAYAHFQKQAIMQDPKWRGGNYYDADDGQGPHRGLGLAREIAHLTYRCAPELDTRFGRLPQGSEDPLHGGRYAVASYFDYHAYKLAMRFDANSYLTITQAFITHDIGRGRGGTDAMLARLTMPALVVDVDSDRLFYPDYMQTLADKLPGSNGVVTVHSRHGHDGFLIENDQVAEILTDFLTLLDPKYALSAETPI, from the coding sequence ATGTGCGCCGCCGAGGCAAAACTGGCGGACCGGCTGGGCGTGCGGCGATGGGCACTCATAGCGGGTGCATCGTTCGGAGGAAACCGGGTGATGGAGTGGGCGGCGTCGTATCCAGAGCGCACCGGAGCCATTGCGGTTCTGGTGTCAGGACCGGCGACGACGGCGGAGCAGATCGCCTACGCACACTTTCAGAAACAGGCGATTATGCAGGACCCCAAGTGGCGCGGAGGGAACTACTACGATGCCGACGACGGGCAGGGGCCGCACCGAGGGCTCGGCCTCGCCCGCGAGATTGCACACCTGACATACCGCTGCGCGCCGGAACTAGACACCCGGTTCGGGCGTTTGCCGCAAGGCAGCGAAGACCCGTTGCATGGCGGACGTTACGCGGTTGCCAGCTATTTCGACTATCACGCCTACAAGCTGGCAATGCGTTTTGATGCCAACTCGTACCTGACGATTACGCAGGCGTTTATCACCCATGACATTGGCCGCGGGCGCGGGGGAACGGATGCCATGCTCGCACGCCTGACAATGCCCGCTTTGGTGGTGGATGTGGACTCTGACCGGCTGTTCTATCCGGATTACATGCAAACACTTGCGGACAAGCTCCCCGGCTCCAACGGGGTCGTTACGGTACATTCGCGGCACGGGCACGACGGATTCCTCATCGAGAATGACCAGGTTGCTGAGATTCTGACGGATTTCCTCACGCTACTTGATCCGAAGTACGCACTGTCGGCAGAGACACCGATCTGA